One part of the Gossypium raimondii isolate GPD5lz chromosome 1, ASM2569854v1, whole genome shotgun sequence genome encodes these proteins:
- the LOC105781075 gene encoding stigma-specific STIG1-like protein 4: MEWLAKTLFLPFLLQLLVLLPIAMAEANVKPKWVLQNETTDGASPWLRNAANPRPRPGGCMFRPWICEQGEHPPTARMRCCRNRCVDLNSDDAHCGLCALRCPFTWQCCRGVCINTNISPLNCGRCGNRCPFRVQCSFGMCGYAQPRPFPPRPPRPFPPHPPRPVPPHPPRPFPPPHPHRPQPTPCPPTQPGPPPRTCPPGLPPPLTGDHSPSRS, translated from the coding sequence ATGGAGTGGCTTGCTAAAACTTTGTTTCTTCCCTTTCTGCTGCAACTGTTGGTGTTACTGCCAATTGCGATGGCAGAAGCTAATGTAAAACCGAAATGGGTGCTACAGAATGAGACTACTGATGGAGCGTCGCCATGGCTCAGGAATGCAGCAAATCCGAGGCCAAGACCTGGTGGATGCATGTTCAGGCCGTGGATATGTGAACAGGGAGAACATCCGCCAACAGCTCGGATGCGTTGTTGTAGGAACCGATGTGTTGACCTTAACTCTGATGATGCTCACTGTGGCTTATGTGCGCTTAGATGTCCATTTACTTGGCAATGCTGCAGGGGGGTCTGTATTAATACGAATATTAGTCCTCTGAATTGTGGTCGCTGTGGAAACCGATGCCCATTTAGGGTTCAATGCTCGTTTGGGATGTGTGGATATGCACAGCCTCGTCCATTCCCTCCTCGCCCACCACGACCATTCCCTCCTCACCCGCCGCGACCGGTCCCTCCTCATCCACCACGACCATTCCCTCCTCCTCATCCTCATCGCCCTCAGCCAACACCATGCCCTCCTACGCAGCCAGGGCCACCGCCCAGGACTTGCCCTCCTGGTTTGCCTCCGCCCCTAACAGGTGATCATTCACCATCAAGGAGTTGA
- the LOC105781074 gene encoding endoglucanase 11, with product MEEKRRCFSLSQNKFLQHWCVILFISSLAILPLTQSFNYGKALSKSLLYFESQRSGRLPYNQRVTWRHHSGLTDGLEQGVDLVGGYYDAGDNVKFGLPMAFTITMLSWGVLEYGDEISSAGEYTHALEAIKWGTDYFIKAHTHPNVLWVEVGDGDTDHYCWQRPEDMTTSRQAYKVDEKNPGSDVAGETAAAMAAASIVFRKTNPHYSHLLLQHAEQLFEFGDKFRGKYDESVRVVKGYYPSVSGFKDELLWAALWLYKATDKEDYLSYALEKANEFGGITWAITEFSWDVKFPALQIIASMLLTEENHREMGFKLVFEQYRSKAEYYLCACLNKNNGSNVNRTPAGLLYIRQWNNMQYVSNAAFLLTVYSDYLRASNQRLRCDRGKVGPEEVLLFARSQADYILGANPMGMSYLVGYGSRYPQRMHHRGASIESYRENKGFIGCTQGYDYWYPRNDPNPNVVVGALVGGPDHMDRFSDDRKNFMQTEACTYNTASLVGVLAKLHGVEEEDGYLNTPLLASS from the exons ATGGAGGAGAAAAGGCGATGCTTCAGTTTAAGTCAAAACAAGTTTCTTCAGCATTGGTGCGTGATTCTTTTCATATCTTCCTTGGCCATTTTGCCTTTAACTCAATCTTTCAACTATGGCAAAGCCCTCTCCAAAAGCCTCCTTTACTTCGAATCCCAACGCTCCGGCCGCTTACCCTATAACCAAAGAGTCACCTGGCGCCACCATTCTGGCCTCACCGATGGCCTTGAGCAAGGG GTGGACTTGGTGGGAGGGTACTATGACGCCGGAGACAATGTGAAATTCGGTTTGCCGATGGCTTTCACCATTACCATGCTCTCATGGGGTGTCCTTGAATATGGAGATGAAATCTCCAGTGCCGGAGAGTATACTCACGCTCTCGAAGCCATCAAATGGGGAACTGATTATTTCATCAAAGCTCATACTCACCCAAATGTCTTATGGGTTGAG GTGGGAGATGGTGACACCGATCATTACTGTTGGCAGCGACCGGAGGACATGACAACATCCCGGCAAGCCTACAAGGTGGATGAGAAGAATCCAGGATCGGACGTTGCCGGTGAGACTGCAGCTGCAATGGCGGCTGCCTCCATTGTGTTTAGGAAAACAAATCCACATTACTCTCACCTACTACTGCAACATGCAGAACAG TTGTTTGAGTTTGGAGATAAGTTTAGAGGGAAGTATGATGAAAGTGTTAGGGTGGTGAAAGGGTACTATCCGTCGGTGAGTGGGTTCAAAGATGAGCTGTTGTGGGCAGCTTTGTGGCTATACAAGGCCACCGACAAGGAGGATTATTTGAGTTATGCTTTGGAGAAGGCAAATGAATTTGGTGGGATCACTTGGGCCATCACTGAGTTCAGCTGGGATGTCAAGTTTCCTGCTCTTCAGATCATTGCTTCAATG TTGTTGACGGAAGAAAATCATAGGGAGATGGGGTTCAAGCTCGTATTCGAACAGTATCGTTCAAAGGCCGAGTATTATTTGTGCGCTTGCCTTAACAAGAACAATGGGAGCAATGTGAACCGCACCCCAGCAGGTCTATTGTACATCCGACAATGGAACAACATGCAATATGTATCGAATGCAGCATTTCTTCTCACAGTTTATTCCGATTATCTTCGAGCGTCAAATCAACGGCTGAGATGCGACCGCGGCAAAGTTGGTCCGGAAGAAGTCCTCTTGTTTGCAAGATCACAGGCTGATTACATCCTGGGAGCTAATCCAATGGGCATGAGTTACTTGGTTGGGTATGGTTCAAGGTACCCTCAAAGGATGCACCATAGAGGAGCATCAATTGAATCTTATAGAGAGAACAAGGGATTTATAGGGTGCACTCAGGGGTATGATTATTGGTATCCAAGAAATGATCCAAACCCTAATGTTGTTGTTGGGGCCCTGGTTGGAGGGCCAGATCATATGGACCGATTTAGTGATGATAGGAAAAATTTCATGCAAACTGAGGCTTGTACCTATAATACAGCAAGCCTTGTTGGGGTTTTGGCTAAGTTGCATGgtgtagaagaagaagatggataTTTGAACACTCCTTTACTTGCTTCTAGTTAA
- the LOC105781082 gene encoding glucan endo-1,3-beta-glucosidase 7, with amino-acid sequence MASLSFFSFLILFLSAIAVSDAGSVGINYGRVADNLPPPDKVVQLLKSQGVAKVKIFDSDSAVLTALANSGISVVVCLPNEQLASAANDQSFSDGWVQANIAKYYPATKIEAIAIGNEVIAENITDTTKFVVPAMKTIQASLVKLKLDSNIKVSSPVAISCLGNSYPASAGSFKTDQVQSTIIPMLDFLRETGSYLMVNVYPFFAYKDNSKTISLDYSLFKDNPGVVDSGNGLRYKSLFEAQVDAVYAAMSALTYDDLKLVVTETGWPSAGDAAEVGASQDNAAAYNGNLVRRVLTGNGTPLRPNDPLNVYIFALFNENQKPGPTSERNYGLFYPNEQRVYNIPLSQKGLNGNQSPPASNVNQTAPVNNWGGVSKATSGQTWCMASPNAEAEELQEGLDYACGEGGADCGPIQPNGACYNPNSLVAHASYAYNSYYQKKARVSGSCFFSGTAYVSTQPPSFGNCQFPTGY; translated from the exons ATGGCTTCCCTatcttttttctcctttctcaTTCTTTTCCTTTCAGCCATTGCTGTTtcag ATGCTGGTTCGGTTGGGATTAACTATGGTCGAGTGGCCGACAACTTGCCACCACCGGACAAAGTCGTGCAACTGTTGAAATCACAGGGCGTGGCGAAAGTGAAGATATTCGATAGCGACTCTGCGGTCCTAACAGCTTTGGCAAACTCGGGGATCAGCGTGGTTGTCTGTCTTCCGAACGAACAGCTCGCCTCGGCGGCCAATGATCAGTCATTTTCCGACGGTTGGGTTCAAGCCAACATAGCTAAGTACTACCCTGCAACGAAGATCGAAGCCATAGCTATCGGAAACGAAGTTATCGCGGAGAATATAACTGACACGACAAAATTCGTTGTACCCGCCATGAAAACCATCCAGGCTTCACTGGTTAAATTAAAGTTGGATTCCAACATCAAAGTCTCATCCCCTGTTGCTATCAGTTGCTTGGGAAACTCGTACCCTGCATCGGCCGGTTCATTCAAAACGGACCAGGTACAATCTACGATTATACCCATGTTGGATTTCTTGAGAGAAACCGGGTCCTACCTCATGGTCAATGTTTATCCTTTCTTCGCATACAAAGATAACAGTAAAACAATCTCACTCGACTACTCTTTGTTCAAAGACAATCCCGGGGTGGTTGATTCGGGTAACGGGTTGAGATACAAAAGCCTTTTCGAAGCTCAAGTCGACGCCGTTTATGCCGCCATGTCGGCTCTTACATATGATGACTTAAAGTTGGTGGTGACGGAGACAGGGTGGCCTTCAGCCGGGGATGCGGCTGAAGTTGGTGCAAGCCAAGACAACGCGGCGGCGTATAATGGTAACTTAGTACGAAGAGTTTTGACCGGAAATGGAACCCCTTTGAGACCCAACGATCCACTTAATGTATACATATTTGCTTTGTTTAACGAGAACCAAAAACCAGGTCCGACATCAGAGAGAAACTATGGGTTATTTTACCCTAATGAACAAAGGGTATATAACATACCGTTATCCCAAAAGGGGCTGAATGGTAACCAGTCACCACCGGCGAGCAACGTGAATCAGACGGCGCCTGTGAACAACTGGGGAGGAGTGTCAAAGGCGACGTCAGGGCAGACATGGTGCATGGCGAGCCCCAACGCTGAGGCGGAGGAGCTGCAGGAGGGGTTGGATTATGCTTGTGGTGAGGGAGGGGCTGATTGTGGGCCAATTCAACCAAATGGTGCTTGTTATAATCCAAATTCACTCGTCGCACATGCCTCGTATGCTTACAATAGTTACTATCAAAAGAAGGCACGTGTGAGTGGGTCATGCTTTTTCAGCGGTACCGCTTACGTCTCCACCCAACCTCCTT CATTTGGGAACTGTCAATTTCCCACAGGATATTAA